One region of Natronobacterium texcoconense genomic DNA includes:
- a CDS encoding cation:proton antiporter, with product MYEILLALTLIFGLAAVLLVVAAQRGLPVIPFYLLAGVVAGTVIDEGALLDLAQWGIAFLVLLFGVHVDLEAVRSRGRISVTVGVLQASIVGVLGFGAGLAFGLDSVNAVYFGIAAALSSSLVATSYLDDTGEAQPTYELLAESIHFTEDVLGVLAVLALSAFVYATEPAIEQFAVAAGMLALALVIRYYLFHRLTARLRGDPEVMMLVGISFAIGFIALAEAANLSIVVGAFAAGIAIADDYPHSLELVDTIDDLEDFFTPIFFVTVGALLTIPGLETIGYATTLIVAVLVLNPLIVAFVLLRGGFDGRTSILTGLTLDQISTFTLFIAIEALAAETIVRPLFDAIVLATAVTMIVATYTSRHAGEINRQLRNRGVVRALGEPLGERTQVTEGLEDHVIVVDFQHGGRQVIEACTRLERPIVVLEDNPVLFEEIRDECDNYIYGDVLNDRVWELAQLEDAAVVISLTPERDRAETVVDLETETPRIVRVENTDAAAEFLKRGATGVVYPDAIAAERVGDDLEALLSDDISREEFTERGQAHFEASD from the coding sequence CTCGCCGCAGTCCTGTTGGTCGTCGCCGCCCAGCGAGGGCTCCCCGTGATCCCGTTTTACCTGCTTGCTGGCGTCGTCGCCGGGACGGTGATCGACGAGGGAGCATTGCTCGATCTCGCCCAGTGGGGGATCGCGTTTCTCGTCTTGCTGTTCGGCGTTCACGTGGATCTCGAGGCGGTCCGCTCTCGAGGGCGAATCAGCGTTACAGTCGGAGTCCTGCAGGCCTCGATCGTTGGCGTACTCGGGTTCGGGGCCGGGCTCGCGTTCGGACTCGATTCAGTGAACGCCGTCTATTTCGGCATCGCCGCCGCCCTGAGTTCGTCGCTCGTCGCGACGAGCTACCTCGACGACACCGGCGAGGCCCAGCCGACGTACGAACTGCTCGCCGAATCGATCCACTTCACGGAGGACGTCCTCGGGGTCCTGGCCGTGCTCGCACTTTCCGCGTTCGTCTACGCCACGGAACCGGCCATAGAGCAGTTCGCCGTCGCAGCCGGCATGCTCGCGCTCGCGCTCGTGATCCGCTACTACCTCTTCCATCGCCTGACCGCCAGACTGCGCGGCGATCCGGAGGTGATGATGCTCGTCGGCATCTCCTTCGCGATCGGATTCATCGCACTGGCCGAGGCCGCGAACCTCTCGATCGTCGTCGGCGCGTTCGCCGCCGGCATCGCCATCGCCGACGACTACCCCCACTCGCTCGAGCTCGTGGACACGATCGACGACCTGGAGGACTTCTTCACGCCGATCTTCTTCGTCACCGTCGGCGCGTTGCTCACGATACCGGGACTCGAGACGATCGGTTACGCGACGACCCTGATCGTCGCAGTTCTGGTACTGAACCCCCTGATCGTCGCGTTCGTTCTGCTTCGCGGCGGGTTCGACGGTCGAACGTCGATCCTCACCGGCCTCACGCTCGACCAGATCAGTACGTTCACGCTGTTTATCGCGATCGAGGCACTCGCCGCGGAGACGATCGTCCGGCCGCTGTTCGACGCGATCGTCCTCGCGACCGCCGTCACGATGATCGTCGCGACCTACACGAGCCGCCACGCCGGTGAGATCAACCGCCAGTTGCGCAACCGCGGCGTCGTTCGCGCACTCGGCGAACCGCTTGGCGAACGCACCCAGGTCACCGAGGGACTCGAGGATCACGTCATCGTCGTCGACTTCCAGCACGGCGGCCGGCAGGTGATCGAGGCCTGCACCCGACTCGAGCGCCCGATCGTCGTTCTCGAGGACAACCCCGTGCTGTTCGAGGAGATCCGCGACGAGTGTGACAATTACATCTACGGCGACGTGCTGAACGACCGGGTCTGGGAACTGGCGCAACTCGAGGACGCCGCAGTGGTTATCTCGCTGACGCCGGAACGGGATCGGGCCGAGACGGTGGTCGACCTCGAGACGGAGACGCCACGGATCGTTCGCGTCGAGAACACGGATGCGGCGGCCGAGTTCCTCAAGCGCGGCGCGACCGGCGTCGTCTATCCGGACGCGATCGCAGCCGAGCGGGTCGGCGACGACCTCGAGGCGCTGCTATCCGACGACATCTCGCGAGAGGAGTTCACGGAGCGAGGGCAGGCGCACTTCGAAGCGTCGGACTAA